A window from Malania oleifera isolate guangnan ecotype guangnan chromosome 7, ASM2987363v1, whole genome shotgun sequence encodes these proteins:
- the LOC131160117 gene encoding nucleoside diphosphate kinase 1 produces the protein MEQTFIMIKPDGVQRGLVGEIISRFEKKGFSLKGLKLVNVERPFAEQHYADLSAKPFFNGLVDYIISGPVVAMVWEGKNIVVTGRKIIGATNPSDSAPGTIRGDLAVEIGRNVIHGSDSVESARKEIALWFSEGIVSWQSSLHPWIYE, from the exons ATGGAGCAGACCTTTATCATGATCAAACCTGATGGTGTGCAAAGGGGATTG GTTGGTGAGATTATTAGCAGGTTTGAGAAAAAGGGATTCTCTTTGAAAG GTCTGAAGCTTGTGAACGTTGAACGTCCCTTTGCCGAGCAGCACTATGCTGATTTGTCTGCAAAGCCCTTCTTTAATGGCCTTGTTGATTACATCATCTCTGGCCCAGTGGTTGCTATGGTTTGGGAAGGTAAGAATATTGTGGTCACAGGCCGGAAGATCATTGGTGCTACTAACCCATCAGACTCTGCTCCTGGCACTATCCGGGGAGACTTAGCAGTTGAGATTGGAAG GAATGTGATTCATGGCAGTGATTCAGTGGAGAGTGCTAGGAAGGAAATCGCCTTGTGGTTTTCTGAGGGCATTGTTTCTTGGCAGAGCAGCCTTCATCCATGGATCTATGAGTAA
- the LOC131160118 gene encoding peptide methionine sulfoxide reductase A3-like, with amino-acid sequence MLKASPSLCSAASPLLLSYSAPSLSCLPFLSLSRSKLPSFSLYRPPMSWLGRLGFGARTPDAAAADSSSVAQGPDDDVPAPGQQFAQFGGGCFWGVELAFQRVAGVSKTEVGYSQGFLDNPTYNDVCSGTSNHSEVVRVQYDPKACSYESLLDVFWARHDPTTLNRQGNDVGTQYRSGIYFYIPEQEKAARESLEQQQNLLNRKIVTEILPAKKFYRAEEYHQQYLANGGRFGFKQSADKGCSDPIRCYG; translated from the exons ATGCTCAAAGCCTCCCCCTCTCTCTGCTCCGCCGCCTCGCCTCTGCTCCTCAGCTACTCTGCCCCCTCTCTTTCCTGCCTcccttttctctccctctctcgctCCAAGCttccctcattctctctctaCAGGCCCCCGATGAGCTGGTTGGGAAGGCTAGGGTTCGGCGCCAGAACCCCGGACGCCGCCGCCGCCGACTCGTCTTCCGTTGCTCAGGGCCCCGACGACGACGTTCCCGCGCCAGGACAGCAGTTCGCGCAGTTCGGCGGCGGGTGTTTCTGGGGCGTGGAGCTGGCGTTCCAGAGGGTGGCTGGGGTGAGCAAGACCGAGGTCGGCTACAGCCAGGGGTTCCTGGACAATCCGACCTACAATGATGTGTGCTCGGGGACTTCGAACCACTCGGAGGTGGTGAGGGTGCAGTATGATCCGAAAGCGTGCAGTTACGAGAGTCTGCTTGATGTGTTTTGGGCTAGGCATGACCCCACCACGCTCAATCGACAG GGGAATGATGTTGGGACACAATACAGATCTGGAATATACTTCTACATTCCAGAGCAAGAGAAGGCGGCCAGGGAGTCCCTGGAGCAGCAACAGAATCTCTTGAACAGGAAGATTGTCACGGAGATTCTGCCTGCAAAAAAGTTCTACCGAGCTGAAGAGTACCACCAGCAGTACCTTGCAAATGGAGGTCGATTTGGTTTTAAGCAGTCTGCTGATAAAGGCTGCAGTGACCCAATCCGATGCTATGGCTAA